The following are from one region of the Arcobacter defluvii genome:
- a CDS encoding type I secretion system permease/ATPase, with translation MENNDSNLIENETLGNLKDRRKVDDLLGCLLFLSKYHNRETSAESLTFGLPIHKKSMNISMFHQAASRIGLVTKTVKREKVKDITKLALPSVLILDKNRACVLVDYNLKEGVAQVILPGLIAGETQMTIQKIESEYTGEVIIIKPEYNFNNRIEKEVVVDNPKNWFWGTLKRNKGIYQQVVAVSLFINIFILATPLFTMNVYDRVLPNNAIETLWALFIGISLVMIFDLLLKVLRSYFLGLASKRADTIMANKIFNHLLNIKLESKPASTGQFVSRLQSFESVREFFTSATIAAIVDLPFVLIFILVIFFIAGPLAYITITTVIISLLLSWYLQRPLKTIIEKSVKEEQIKQTTLIETVSGLEIIKSVKAQNRMKTHWDNSINKTVYFADKGHFLSQTISYFTAFISQFSNIAIVAAGVYLAQDGEITMGAIIAAMILNGRVIAPISQLVGMIIKFDRTMLSLNNLDEVMRMPVEKENKSYISRPNLRGDIELKDVQFSYKDQNHQTLKDINLKIKQGEKVAILGKIGSGKSTLLKLIMNLYEPTKGSVLIDGLDTRQIDPTDLRHSIGSVPQEPFLFMGTIKDNLTIGEQYVSDEELLRVSKVAGLDEFLGKHEAGYDLLVGERGDGLSGGERQSVTLARALISDPNIIMLDEPTNSMDRQSEKSFINRLQNIVSEKTLIVVTHKTSLLQLVDRIIIVENGKIIVDGPKDEVFTTKVG, from the coding sequence TTGGAAAATAATGACTCTAATTTAATAGAAAATGAAACATTAGGAAATTTAAAAGATAGAAGAAAAGTAGATGACTTGTTAGGTTGTCTACTTTTTTTATCTAAATATCACAACAGAGAAACATCTGCTGAATCTCTAACTTTCGGTTTACCAATACATAAAAAATCAATGAACATTTCTATGTTCCATCAAGCAGCTTCTCGAATAGGCTTAGTTACTAAAACAGTAAAAAGAGAAAAAGTAAAAGATATTACTAAACTTGCATTGCCTTCTGTTTTAATCTTAGATAAAAATAGAGCTTGTGTTTTAGTTGATTATAATTTGAAAGAAGGTGTAGCTCAAGTTATTTTACCTGGATTAATCGCAGGTGAAACTCAAATGACTATTCAAAAAATTGAAAGTGAATATACTGGTGAAGTAATAATTATTAAACCTGAATATAATTTTAATAATAGAATTGAAAAAGAAGTTGTTGTAGATAATCCTAAAAATTGGTTTTGGGGTACTTTAAAGAGAAATAAAGGAATATATCAACAAGTAGTTGCTGTATCATTATTTATTAATATTTTTATATTAGCAACTCCTTTATTTACGATGAATGTATATGATAGAGTTCTTCCAAATAATGCAATAGAAACATTGTGGGCTTTATTTATAGGAATTTCTCTTGTTATGATTTTTGATTTATTATTAAAGGTATTACGTTCTTATTTTTTAGGACTTGCAAGTAAGCGAGCAGATACAATTATGGCAAATAAAATATTTAATCATTTATTAAATATTAAACTTGAGTCAAAACCTGCATCAACAGGTCAATTTGTGAGTAGGTTACAATCTTTTGAAAGTGTAAGAGAATTTTTTACAAGTGCAACAATTGCAGCAATTGTTGATTTACCTTTTGTTTTAATTTTTATTTTAGTTATATTTTTTATTGCGGGACCCTTAGCATATATTACAATTACGACTGTTATTATATCTTTATTGTTATCTTGGTATTTACAAAGACCATTAAAAACAATAATTGAAAAATCTGTAAAAGAAGAACAAATAAAACAAACTACACTTATTGAAACTGTTTCTGGATTAGAAATTATAAAAAGTGTAAAAGCTCAAAATAGAATGAAAACACATTGGGATAACTCAATAAATAAAACAGTATATTTTGCTGATAAAGGTCACTTTTTATCTCAAACAATTAGTTATTTTACAGCCTTTATTTCACAATTTTCAAATATTGCAATAGTAGCTGCAGGAGTTTATTTAGCGCAAGATGGTGAAATCACGATGGGAGCAATAATTGCTGCAATGATATTAAATGGTAGAGTAATTGCACCAATTTCCCAACTTGTTGGTATGATTATAAAATTTGATAGAACAATGCTTTCTTTAAATAATCTTGATGAAGTAATGAGAATGCCTGTTGAGAAAGAGAATAAGTCATATATAAGTCGTCCTAATTTAAGAGGAGATATTGAGTTAAAAGATGTTCAATTTTCATATAAAGATCAAAATCACCAAACATTAAAAGATATTAATTTAAAAATAAAACAAGGTGAAAAAGTTGCAATTCTTGGAAAAATTGGTTCAGGTAAATCAACATTATTAAAACTTATTATGAATTTGTATGAACCAACAAAAGGTTCAGTTTTAATTGATGGATTAGACACAAGACAAATAGATCCTACAGATTTAAGGCATTCTATTGGAAGTGTTCCTCAAGAGCCATTTTTATTTATGGGTACAATAAAAGACAATTTAACTATTGGTGAACAGTATGTTTCGGATGAAGAGTTATTAAGGGTTTCAAAAGTTGCAGGTTTAGATGAATTTTTAGGTAAACATGAAGCTGGATATGATTTATTAGTGGGAGAACGAGGCGATGGGCTTTCAGGAGGAGAACGACAATCTGTAACATTAGCTCGTGCTTTAATTTCTGACCCAAATATTATAATGTTAGATGAACCAACAAACTCAATGGATAGACAATCTGAAAAATCTTTTATTAATAGATTACAAAATATTGTAAGTGAAAAAACTTTGATAGTTGTAACTCACAAAACATCTTTACTTCAATTAGTTGATAGAATTATAATAGTTGAAAATGGTAAAATCATTGTTGATGGACCAAAAGATGAAGTATTTACTACAAAAGTAGGTTAA
- a CDS encoding transporter substrate-binding domain-containing protein — protein MKILLIIFLLFLNIYSKDVDFKISYDPNYAPFSYNQDGKEAGLYIDIWKLWAKYNNYTIEFVDGNLWENAINLVKEGKVDFFIGTNSFEDWMVSSDFFYETKSTFFTLTKNNFLIEMKEHLKIGLIGNDYKDIILNKFPDSNIIIYNDYVESINALRNNQIDLIYDDKLAIEYFSVQNNLFHLIKPLDNLITKVKTQAITTNKEKAEIFNKGFIKIPTIELLNLEKKWILNENEQYYQNFKQPLKLTDEELNFIKNNIIKVSISNSWEPFTFKSKNSDPIGISSEYWKLILNKLNLKTKNEFYETFSQQLNSIKDKKSDLIFSVGETPQRKEYATFSKEYASFPISIVTKKDENFIENISIIKNKKIAIGNNFTAHNILKNKFPNMNFILVNSIKEGLTLVSKGKAYAFIDIQPVLFYNIAKYNFDNLKISGNTGLNFSLKFMIRDDYPILESILNKAISSISINELNSIINKWNNVQFQTSFNYDIFWKMVLVILLISLAFIYRNLTLKNINRTLKTKVEEKTKQLNEINKNLELLVEKKSRELIQKENILNHQSKMAAMGEMIENIAHQWRQPLSVISTVATAAKLKKDLKMLDDKEFYETMDIINNSSQHLSNTIDDFRNFFSNDKEVSSFNINTPIDKVIYLINSKLKNRNIQVIKSSLEINILGLENEFIQVILNIINNSIDAFEDKNDIEKYIFINIYKENSNVILTIKDNAGGIKEEIIDRIFEPYFTTKHRSQGTGIGLYMSIEIIKKHMNGEIFVSNKEYIYNNIKCKGAEFKIKLPINE, from the coding sequence ATGAAAATACTACTAATAATTTTTTTATTATTTTTAAATATTTATTCAAAAGATGTAGATTTTAAAATTTCTTATGACCCAAACTATGCTCCATTTTCATATAATCAAGATGGTAAAGAAGCTGGTTTATATATAGATATTTGGAAATTATGGGCAAAATATAATAATTATACAATAGAATTTGTTGATGGGAATTTATGGGAAAATGCAATAAATTTAGTAAAAGAAGGAAAAGTTGATTTTTTTATAGGTACAAATTCATTTGAAGATTGGATGGTTTCTTCAGATTTTTTCTATGAAACAAAAAGTACATTTTTTACTTTAACAAAAAATAATTTTCTTATAGAAATGAAAGAACATTTAAAAATAGGATTAATTGGAAATGATTATAAAGATATTATTTTAAATAAATTTCCAGATTCAAATATTATAATTTATAATGACTATGTAGAATCAATCAATGCTTTAAGAAATAACCAAATTGATTTAATTTATGATGATAAATTAGCAATAGAATATTTCTCTGTTCAAAATAATTTATTCCATTTGATAAAACCTTTAGATAATTTAATAACAAAAGTTAAAACTCAAGCAATAACAACAAATAAAGAAAAAGCAGAAATTTTCAATAAAGGTTTTATTAAAATTCCAACTATAGAACTATTAAATTTAGAAAAAAAATGGATTCTAAATGAAAATGAGCAATATTATCAAAACTTTAAACAACCACTTAAACTAACAGATGAAGAGTTAAACTTTATAAAAAATAATATTATAAAAGTTTCTATTTCTAATTCTTGGGAACCTTTCACTTTCAAATCGAAAAATAGTGACCCAATTGGTATCTCTTCGGAATATTGGAAATTAATTTTAAATAAACTTAATTTAAAAACAAAAAATGAATTTTATGAAACATTTTCTCAACAATTAAATAGCATAAAAGATAAAAAGAGTGATTTGATTTTCAGTGTGGGAGAAACTCCTCAAAGAAAAGAATATGCAACTTTTTCAAAAGAATATGCAAGTTTTCCAATATCCATTGTTACAAAAAAAGATGAAAACTTTATCGAAAATATTTCTATAATAAAAAACAAAAAAATTGCAATTGGAAATAATTTCACGGCGCATAATATATTAAAAAATAAATTCCCAAATATGAACTTTATACTTGTAAATAGTATAAAAGAAGGATTGACTTTAGTTTCTAAGGGTAAAGCTTATGCTTTTATAGATATTCAACCTGTACTTTTTTATAATATTGCAAAATACAATTTTGACAATTTAAAGATTTCTGGTAATACAGGCTTAAATTTTAGTTTAAAATTTATGATTAGAGATGATTATCCCATTCTAGAATCCATTTTAAATAAAGCCATATCTTCAATTTCTATAAATGAATTAAATTCAATTATAAATAAATGGAACAATGTACAGTTTCAAACAAGTTTTAACTATGATATTTTTTGGAAGATGGTACTAGTTATTTTATTGATTTCATTGGCTTTTATTTACAGAAATTTAACTCTTAAAAATATAAATAGAACTTTAAAAACAAAAGTTGAAGAAAAAACAAAACAATTAAATGAAATAAATAAAAATCTAGAATTGCTTGTAGAGAAAAAAAGTAGGGAATTAATACAAAAAGAGAATATTTTAAATCATCAATCAAAAATGGCTGCTATGGGAGAAATGATAGAAAATATTGCTCATCAGTGGAGACAACCTCTTTCAGTAATTTCTACTGTCGCAACTGCTGCTAAATTGAAAAAAGATTTAAAAATGCTTGATGATAAAGAATTTTATGAAACAATGGATATTATAAATAACTCTTCACAGCACCTTTCAAATACTATTGATGATTTTAGAAACTTTTTTAGTAATGATAAAGAGGTTTCTTCTTTTAATATTAACACTCCAATAGATAAAGTTATTTATCTTATTAATAGTAAATTAAAAAATAGAAATATTCAAGTTATAAAAAGTAGCTTAGAAATTAATATTTTAGGACTTGAAAATGAATTTATACAAGTAATTCTAAATATTATAAATAATTCAATTGATGCTTTTGAAGATAAAAATGATATAGAAAAATATATTTTTATTAATATCTATAAAGAAAATTCAAATGTTATTTTAACAATCAAAGACAATGCAGGTGGAATAAAAGAAGAAATTATTGATAGAATATTTGAACCATACTTTACGACAAAACATCGAAGTCAGGGAACAGGAATTGGACTTTATATGTCTATTGAAATTATAAAAAAACATATGAATGGTGAAATTTTTGTTTCTAATAAAGAATATATATATAACAATATAAAATGCAAAGGAGCAGAATTTAAAATAAAACTTCCAATTAATGAATAG
- a CDS encoding TolC family protein, whose product MFKTKILKFACISFFASSFLHAASLKESVERVLSTNPEVIAERNNQEAFKKYIDERKANYLPRIDIDGRLEKSNSDKRYDQPNSNKYVNGSDQEDGYNVGIALNQMLYDGDLTPSQVREAKHNDLANKYRSDNNIENVVYETITAYTGLVQYDEMLGLTKDMITTNEENLQIAKEKEAISGEILETYEVDSKLSFVKEKYLEENDLKSSRISTFKRYVGIDPTGNECRPKMDLSKIPNSLQQIVELAVLRNNEILEQIERVKAQREKIAQADAKFLPNFSLELKALTDNDLSLNEEGIENQVYGRINLAWNLYNGGGDHAVSKQEELFLAEQKERLDAVTNKVVESLKVNYQRFLKNKDRISVLKDYVVANENIVEVYKSEFESGTRTFVDILDAQTVLYEAKKSLVNREYELYKNYYDILFSLSMVTDTVLDPKNDVCSDEKALNNIVSEQKLAAQNNNESSDLKALLGDEPTEIKKAEPLVAPTKMPIENKSEYATFLEAPAEYYTINITTTEGLENAKEYVSANGLDKNSSYTYPFGPEMKSAKVIYGIFKSVKDANIAMENLPTSIRVNKPYIDNISKHQKLYSKYNN is encoded by the coding sequence ATGTTTAAAACAAAAATATTAAAATTTGCTTGTATTTCATTTTTTGCAAGTTCTTTTTTACACGCTGCAAGTTTAAAAGAGAGTGTAGAAAGAGTTCTTTCAACAAATCCTGAGGTAATAGCTGAAAGAAATAATCAAGAAGCTTTTAAAAAATATATTGATGAAAGAAAAGCTAATTATTTACCAAGAATCGATATAGATGGAAGATTAGAAAAAAGTAATTCTGACAAAAGATATGATCAACCAAATTCAAATAAGTATGTAAATGGTTCAGATCAAGAAGATGGATATAATGTTGGAATAGCATTAAATCAAATGCTTTATGATGGTGATTTAACTCCTAGCCAAGTAAGAGAAGCAAAACATAATGATTTAGCAAATAAATACAGAAGTGATAATAATATAGAAAATGTTGTTTATGAAACAATTACAGCTTATACAGGTTTAGTTCAATATGACGAAATGTTAGGATTAACTAAAGATATGATCACAACAAATGAAGAGAATCTTCAAATTGCAAAAGAAAAAGAAGCAATTAGTGGTGAAATTTTAGAAACATACGAAGTTGATTCAAAACTAAGTTTTGTGAAAGAAAAATATTTAGAAGAAAATGATTTAAAAAGTTCAAGAATTAGTACATTTAAAAGATATGTAGGAATTGACCCAACAGGAAATGAATGTAGACCTAAAATGGATTTATCAAAGATTCCAAATAGTTTACAACAAATAGTTGAACTAGCTGTTTTAAGGAATAATGAAATTCTAGAACAAATAGAAAGAGTAAAAGCTCAAAGAGAAAAAATTGCACAAGCAGATGCAAAATTTTTACCAAATTTTAGTTTAGAATTAAAAGCATTAACAGATAATGATTTATCATTAAATGAAGAAGGAATTGAAAACCAAGTATATGGTCGAATAAATTTGGCTTGGAATTTATACAATGGTGGTGGAGATCATGCCGTATCTAAACAAGAAGAACTATTTTTAGCGGAACAGAAAGAGAGACTTGATGCAGTTACAAATAAAGTAGTTGAATCGTTAAAAGTTAATTATCAAAGATTTTTAAAAAATAAAGATAGAATATCTGTGCTAAAAGATTATGTTGTTGCAAATGAAAATATAGTTGAAGTATATAAAAGTGAATTTGAATCAGGAACTAGAACATTTGTTGATATTTTAGATGCTCAAACAGTTCTTTATGAAGCTAAAAAAAGTTTAGTAAATAGAGAATATGAATTATACAAAAATTATTATGATATTTTGTTCTCTTTATCTATGGTAACTGATACTGTTCTAGATCCAAAAAATGATGTTTGTTCTGATGAAAAAGCTTTAAATAATATCGTTTCAGAACAAAAGCTAGCTGCACAAAATAATAATGAATCAAGTGATTTAAAAGCACTATTAGGTGATGAACCTACAGAAATAAAAAAAGCTGAACCATTAGTTGCTCCTACAAAAATGCCAATTGAAAATAAATCTGAATATGCAACTTTTTTAGAAGCTCCAGCAGAGTACTATACGATAAATATTACAACGACTGAAGGATTAGAAAATGCAAAAGAGTATGTTAGTGCAAATGGCTTAGATAAAAATAGTTCGTATACTTATCCTTTTGGTCCAGAAATGAAGAGTGCTAAGGTTATTTATGGTATATTTAAATCAGTAAAAGATGCTAATATTGCAATGGAAAATTTACCTACTTCTATAAGAGTAAATAAACCATATATTGATAATATCTCAAAACATCAAAAATTATATTCAAAATATAATAATTAG
- a CDS encoding HlyD family type I secretion periplasmic adaptor subunit, with the protein MNTIDKKDIPMKNAEHLQMSGETLKVNEDNKKVERKIKKQKGFFSKILNDFKNLYGLGDKKEEDLEFIYTSYSNSNEKPSSVSRVIFMLITGIFLIFLLWASLAEIDELARGNGKVIPTDKIQTVQSLDGGIISEIFVKEGDIVKFDDPLMKIDTTRFQATLEESRQEYLSLLALKARLEIESTINIEKDLPELKFDEKVLGDSSRYDINEKLLLENRFRELKSSINVLQNQESQKIQELKEIESTIKKLTDSLGFIEQQRKTIRKLVERGIKSNYDLLDIEKEYNQTKGDLQTAKLSISRSNYAISEAQNRIQEKINTFKSEASTELQKTVSQINRFEAKLIGDRDKVAKTTITSPVDGIIKQLNFNTIGGVVQSGMDLIEIVPLSDALVVEAKIDPKDIAFINPSQKAIIKITAYDFSIYGGLEGKIVEISADTIVDKDSKEGKSYYRVLVKTDKNYLERKGKKLPIIPGMIATVDIVTGKKTILDFILKPILKVKQESLHER; encoded by the coding sequence ATGAATACTATTGACAAAAAAGATATTCCAATGAAAAATGCTGAACATTTACAGATGTCAGGAGAAACGTTAAAAGTTAATGAAGATAATAAAAAAGTAGAAAGAAAGATCAAAAAACAAAAAGGTTTTTTTTCAAAAATATTAAATGATTTTAAAAATTTATATGGTTTAGGAGACAAAAAAGAAGAAGATTTAGAGTTTATTTATACTTCTTATTCAAACTCAAATGAAAAACCAAGCTCAGTAAGTAGAGTAATTTTTATGCTTATTACTGGAATATTTTTGATTTTCTTACTTTGGGCAAGTTTAGCTGAAATAGATGAATTAGCAAGAGGAAATGGTAAAGTAATTCCAACAGATAAAATTCAGACTGTACAATCTTTAGATGGTGGAATTATTTCTGAAATTTTTGTTAAAGAAGGGGATATTGTAAAGTTTGATGATCCTTTGATGAAAATAGATACAACAAGATTTCAAGCAACTTTAGAAGAAAGTAGACAAGAATATTTATCTTTATTAGCTCTAAAAGCAAGATTAGAAATAGAATCAACAATAAATATAGAAAAGGATTTACCAGAATTAAAATTTGATGAAAAAGTTTTAGGTGATTCCTCTCGATATGATATTAATGAAAAATTGTTATTAGAAAATAGATTTAGAGAATTAAAATCTTCTATAAATGTACTTCAAAATCAAGAAAGTCAAAAAATACAAGAGTTAAAAGAAATAGAAAGTACAATAAAAAAATTAACGGATAGTTTAGGTTTTATAGAACAGCAAAGAAAAACTATTAGAAAATTGGTTGAAAGAGGAATTAAATCTAATTATGATTTACTTGATATAGAAAAAGAGTACAATCAGACAAAGGGTGATCTACAAACTGCTAAGCTTTCAATTTCTAGATCAAATTATGCAATTTCAGAGGCACAAAATAGAATACAAGAAAAAATAAATACTTTTAAATCTGAAGCTTCAACTGAGTTACAAAAAACGGTAAGTCAAATAAATAGATTTGAAGCAAAATTGATAGGTGATAGGGATAAAGTAGCTAAAACTACAATTACATCTCCAGTTGATGGAATTATAAAACAATTGAATTTCAATACAATAGGTGGAGTTGTTCAATCAGGAATGGATTTAATAGAAATAGTTCCTTTGAGTGATGCTTTAGTTGTTGAAGCAAAAATTGATCCTAAAGATATAGCTTTTATTAATCCAAGTCAAAAAGCAATTATTAAAATTACAGCATACGATTTTTCAATTTATGGTGGATTAGAAGGGAAAATTGTAGAAATTTCAGCTGATACAATTGTTGATAAAGATTCAAAAGAAGGAAAAAGTTATTATCGTGTATTAGTAAAAACTGATAAAAATTATTTAGAAAGAAAAGGTAAAAAACTACCAATTATTCCAGGAATGATAGCTACAGTAGATATTGTTACAGGGAAAAAGACAATTTTAGATTTTATTTTGAAACCTATACTTAAAGTTAAACAAGAATCCTTACATGAAAGATAA
- a CDS encoding response regulator transcription factor, which translates to MTISNHYNKILKTLNILYIEDEETIKENVKKTLQLFCENVLDAQNIKEAKELLQNSRIDIIISDINLPDISGIDFIKELRKIDKTIPIIILSAYTDKKYLLEATKLKLIDYLTKPVDFKSLNTALYNCVDEILDNSRYIISFKNNITYNVLQKKLINNINNEEISLTSKELNLLDLLIQNSNRVISTDELKAHIWEDEYEATDSALKNLLNKLRKKVGKESIINLSGVGYRLNY; encoded by the coding sequence ATGACTATCAGTAATCACTACAATAAAATTCTAAAAACCTTAAATATTCTCTATATTGAGGATGAAGAGACTATTAAAGAAAATGTAAAAAAAACTTTACAATTATTTTGTGAAAATGTACTTGATGCACAGAACATAAAAGAAGCAAAAGAATTATTACAAAATAGTAGAATTGATATTATTATTTCTGATATAAATTTACCTGATATTTCAGGTATAGATTTTATAAAAGAACTAAGAAAAATTGATAAAACTATTCCAATTATTATATTAAGTGCATATACAGATAAAAAATATTTATTAGAAGCTACAAAATTAAAACTTATTGACTATCTTACAAAACCTGTAGATTTCAAAAGTTTAAATACTGCTTTATATAATTGTGTAGATGAGATTTTAGATAATTCAAGATACATTATCTCATTTAAGAATAACATAACATATAATGTTTTGCAAAAAAAATTAATTAATAATATAAATAACGAAGAAATTTCACTTACATCTAAAGAACTAAATTTATTAGATTTATTAATACAAAATAGTAATAGAGTTATTTCAACAGATGAATTAAAAGCTCATATATGGGAAGATGAATATGAAGCTACAGATTCGGCTTTAAAAAATCTATTAAATAAACTTCGGAAAAAAGTAGGTAAAGAATCTATAATAAACTTATCAGGTGTTGGATACAGATTGAATTACTGA